A window from Burkholderiales bacterium encodes these proteins:
- the fliN gene encoding flagellar motor switch protein, with product MSNLKDAQGSVSNEDWAAAIAEQQAATGSQPVAASAQIFERFSDGAPPSARNDLDLILDIPVQLTVELGRTKLPIKNLLQLAQGSVVELDGLAGEPMDVLVNGCLIAQGEVVVVNDKFGIRLTDIVTPSERIRRLNR from the coding sequence ATGTCCAACCTGAAAGACGCCCAAGGTAGCGTGAGCAACGAGGACTGGGCTGCCGCCATAGCGGAACAGCAGGCGGCAACCGGCTCCCAGCCGGTTGCCGCCAGTGCCCAGATCTTCGAGCGCTTCTCGGACGGTGCTCCGCCTTCCGCCCGCAACGACCTGGACCTGATCCTGGACATCCCAGTCCAGCTCACGGTGGAGCTAGGCCGCACCAAGCTACCCATCAAGAACCTGCTCCAGCTCGCCCAGGGCTCAGTGGTAGAGCTGGACGGGTTGGCCGGCGAGCCCATGGACGTGCTGGTAAACGGTTGCCTGATCGCCCAGGGCGAAGTGGTGGTGGTAAACGACAAGTTCGGCATCCGGCTGACCGACATCGTCACTCCGAGCGAACGCATCCGGCGCCTGAACCGGTGA
- the fliP gene encoding flagellar biosynthetic protein FliP: MPAEGRSRALRARRTLLTMAAAVLALLALPTAAQQAGLPALTATPAPGGGQTYSLPLQTLLLLTSLSFLPAALLMLTGFTRIIIVLSLLRHALGTQTSPPNQVLIGLALFLTLFVMSPVLEKIHAQAYVPYAQGRMSLEDAVTRASEPLKQFMLKQTREPDLALFARISGTQTMNGPEDVPMKVLIPAYVTSELKTAFQIGFVVFIPFLIIDLVVASVLMSMGMMMVSPVIVALPFKLMLFVLVDGWHLLIGSLVQSFGI; encoded by the coding sequence GTGCCGGCTGAGGGAAGGTCGAGGGCTCTGCGGGCACGCCGCACTTTGCTCACCATGGCAGCGGCCGTCCTTGCCCTGCTTGCCCTGCCCACCGCAGCCCAACAAGCGGGGCTGCCCGCCCTCACCGCTACCCCCGCTCCTGGCGGGGGGCAGACCTACAGCCTGCCGCTGCAAACCCTGCTGCTTCTCACCAGCCTTTCCTTTCTACCAGCGGCATTGCTCATGCTCACCGGCTTTACCCGCATCATCATCGTGCTGTCCCTGCTGCGCCACGCCCTCGGCACTCAGACTTCGCCGCCCAACCAGGTGCTGATCGGCCTGGCGCTGTTCCTCACCTTGTTCGTGATGTCGCCAGTACTGGAAAAGATTCACGCGCAAGCCTACGTCCCTTACGCGCAGGGCCGCATGAGCCTCGAGGATGCGGTGACCCGTGCGAGCGAACCCCTCAAGCAGTTCATGCTGAAGCAGACCCGGGAGCCGGATCTCGCCCTCTTTGCTCGTATCTCCGGAACGCAGACCATGAACGGGCCGGAGGATGTCCCGATGAAAGTGCTGATTCCGGCCTACGTGACGAGCGAATTAAAGACCGCTTTCCAGATCGGTTTCGTGGTGTTCATTCCTTTTCTCATCATCGATCTGGTGGTAGCAAGCGTGCTCATGTCCATGGGCATGATGATGGTCTCGCCAGTGATCGTTGCACTGCCATTCAAGCTCATGCTGTTCGTGTTGGTAGACGGCTGGCATCTGTTGATCGGCTCGCTGGTGCAGAGTTTCGGCATATGA
- the fliI gene encoding flagellum-specific ATP synthase translates to MDAMSPHAARWRARLEDCAERLIQRSPLLVSGRLTRVAGLVMEAVGLKLALGSGCRVLLPHGASVEAEVVGFNGEKLYLMPTGEVLGLTPGAPVVPMEMPLALRQPGGGRQPLRRATDRTRLVPVGEGLLGRVLDGVGRPLDGLGPLANVHLAPLQARPYNPLDRAPIREVLDVGVRAINGLLTLGRGQRMGLFAGSGVGKSVLLGMMARYTSADVTVVGLIGERGREVKEFIESILGAEGLARSVVVAAPADNPPLMRLQGAAYATAIAEYFRDRGRSVLLIMDSLTRYAMAAREIALAIGEPPATKGYPPSVFARLPQLVERAGNGPPGGGSITAFYTVLTEGDDPQDPVADAARAILDGHVVLSRPLAEAGHYPAIDIEASVSRAMASLMPAERFEQVRCFKALYARYQRSRDLISVGAYQRGADPLLDRAIALYPRMEAYLQQGMNERVNHADSIEALAQLLSMEANSEHIP, encoded by the coding sequence ATGGACGCCATGAGCCCCCATGCAGCGCGCTGGCGGGCTCGGCTGGAAGACTGCGCCGAGCGCCTAATCCAGCGCTCGCCTCTACTCGTCAGCGGGCGTCTCACCCGGGTAGCAGGACTGGTGATGGAGGCGGTGGGCCTCAAGCTCGCTCTGGGTAGCGGCTGCCGCGTGCTTTTGCCGCACGGTGCCAGCGTAGAAGCGGAAGTAGTGGGCTTCAACGGGGAAAAGCTCTACCTCATGCCGACGGGGGAGGTGCTCGGGCTCACACCAGGGGCACCAGTGGTACCGATGGAAATGCCTTTGGCATTGCGCCAGCCGGGCGGAGGCCGCCAACCCCTGCGCCGGGCTACCGACCGGACGCGGCTGGTGCCTGTGGGCGAGGGGCTGCTGGGACGGGTGCTGGACGGCGTGGGCCGCCCCCTAGACGGCCTGGGACCCCTCGCCAACGTGCATCTTGCGCCGCTCCAGGCCCGGCCCTACAACCCCCTTGACCGGGCGCCCATTCGGGAAGTGCTAGACGTGGGCGTGCGGGCGATCAACGGCCTCCTCACCCTCGGACGCGGGCAACGCATGGGACTATTTGCCGGCAGCGGCGTGGGCAAGAGCGTGCTCCTCGGCATGATGGCCCGCTACACCAGCGCCGACGTGACGGTGGTAGGCCTGATCGGGGAGCGTGGCCGGGAGGTTAAAGAATTCATCGAGTCGATCTTGGGAGCGGAGGGGCTCGCGCGTTCGGTGGTGGTTGCCGCCCCTGCCGACAACCCGCCGCTCATGCGGTTGCAGGGCGCGGCCTACGCTACCGCCATCGCCGAGTATTTCCGAGACCGGGGGCGCTCGGTGCTGCTTATCATGGATTCCCTCACCCGCTATGCCATGGCGGCCCGAGAAATCGCCCTGGCTATCGGCGAGCCGCCCGCCACCAAAGGCTACCCGCCCTCGGTATTCGCCCGGCTGCCCCAACTCGTGGAGCGGGCGGGTAACGGCCCTCCCGGCGGTGGTTCCATTACCGCCTTCTACACCGTGCTTACAGAGGGCGACGACCCCCAGGATCCTGTCGCCGACGCCGCCCGGGCAATCCTGGACGGGCACGTGGTGCTGTCCCGCCCCCTGGCGGAGGCCGGCCACTATCCAGCCATCGATATCGAGGCTTCGGTAAGCCGCGCCATGGCAAGCCTCATGCCCGCGGAGCGCTTCGAGCAGGTGCGCTGCTTCAAGGCTCTATACGCCCGTTACCAGCGCTCCCGCGATCTGATCAGCGTAGGCGCCTACCAGAGAGGCGCAGATCCTCTGCTCGACCGGGCCATCGCCCTCTATCCCAGAATGGAGGCGTACCTGCAACAGGGCATGAACGAACGGGTAAACCATGCAGATAGCATAGAAGCCCTGGCGCAATTGCTCAGCATGGAAGCCAACTCGGAGCACATCCCATGA
- the flgI gene encoding flagellar P-ring protein, with amino-acid sequence MRGGRDEKTVRCKDRSGLGRAKRRGTLVLACVLCLLFSAPGEAERIKDLASLQGVRDNPLIGYGLVVGLDGTGDQTTQTPFTVQSLANMLSRLGINLPPGTNPQLKNVAAVMVTASLPPFAKPGQAIDVTVSSLGNAKSLRGGTLLLTPLKGADGQVYAIAQGNVVVGGAGAESAGSKVQVNHLSVGRVPSGATVERAVPMPVGQEGYFQLELHATDFGTAKRVSDAINALMPGSAVALDGRVIRVQAPTAPEERVAFLARIESLEVTPAQTAAKVIVNARTGSVVMNQAVTVGTCAVAHGNLAVLVSTEPVISQPAPFARRGDTVQAERSDIELRQEGGRLMMVSAGASLAEVVKALNALGATPQDLVAILQAMKAAGALRAELEII; translated from the coding sequence ATGAGGGGAGGCAGGGACGAAAAGACCGTGCGCTGCAAGGACCGATCCGGCCTCGGACGCGCGAAACGGCGTGGGACGCTCGTGCTCGCTTGCGTCCTGTGTTTGCTCTTTTCCGCCCCCGGCGAAGCTGAGCGCATCAAGGACCTGGCTTCCCTGCAGGGCGTGCGGGACAACCCCCTCATCGGCTACGGTCTGGTGGTGGGACTGGATGGAACGGGCGACCAGACCACTCAGACGCCCTTCACCGTGCAAAGCCTTGCCAACATGTTGTCGCGGTTGGGCATCAATCTGCCTCCCGGCACAAACCCGCAGCTAAAGAACGTGGCGGCGGTCATGGTCACAGCGAGCCTGCCGCCCTTTGCCAAGCCGGGGCAGGCGATCGACGTAACCGTCTCCTCCCTGGGCAACGCTAAGAGTCTACGGGGTGGAACGCTCCTGCTCACTCCCCTGAAGGGGGCCGACGGCCAGGTGTACGCCATTGCCCAGGGAAATGTGGTGGTGGGGGGCGCGGGAGCAGAGAGCGCCGGAAGCAAGGTGCAGGTCAACCATCTGAGCGTCGGGCGTGTGCCCAGCGGCGCCACGGTGGAACGCGCGGTGCCTATGCCGGTGGGCCAGGAGGGCTACTTTCAGCTCGAGCTCCACGCCACCGATTTCGGCACCGCCAAGCGGGTGTCAGACGCCATCAATGCCTTGATGCCAGGCAGCGCGGTGGCCTTGGACGGGCGCGTGATTCGGGTCCAGGCTCCCACAGCCCCCGAGGAACGGGTGGCTTTCCTTGCCCGAATCGAGTCGCTAGAGGTGACGCCCGCCCAGACCGCGGCGAAGGTCATCGTCAACGCGCGGACAGGCTCGGTGGTCATGAACCAGGCGGTCACAGTGGGCACTTGCGCGGTCGCCCACGGCAATCTGGCGGTGCTGGTATCCACCGAGCCGGTGATCAGCCAGCCGGCCCCCTTTGCCCGCCGCGGGGACACGGTGCAGGCTGAGCGCAGCGACATTGAGCTCCGCCAGGAAGGCGGGCGGCTGATGATGGTGTCCGCCGGCGCATCCCTGGCTGAGGTAGTGAAAGCCTTGAACGCCCTGGGTGCCACGCCCCAGGACCTGGTGGCTATCCTCCAGGCCATGAAGGCGGCGGGCGCTCTGAGGGCCGAGCTGGAAATCATCTGA
- the fliQ gene encoding flagellar export apparatus protein FliQ: protein MTPESVMTIARQAIELTAIVSAPLLLSALVTGLVISIFQAATQINEMTLSFIPKLLAILVALALAGPWMLTLLTDYTRRLLESIPAMIG, encoded by the coding sequence ATGACGCCAGAATCGGTCATGACCATCGCTCGTCAAGCGATCGAGCTGACGGCCATCGTGTCGGCTCCACTGCTTCTCTCGGCTCTCGTCACCGGCCTCGTGATCAGCATCTTCCAGGCGGCGACACAGATCAACGAAATGACCTTGTCTTTCATCCCAAAACTGCTGGCGATTCTGGTGGCCCTGGCACTGGCCGGTCCATGGATGCTCACCCTACTCACAGACTACACGCGCAGACTGCTGGAGTCGATTCCCGCGATGATCGGCTAA
- the flgK gene encoding flagellar hook-associated protein FlgK yields the protein MGNSILNIGVTALTAAQTGLTTAGHNIANVNTPGYSRQQVIQATNPALRAGAGYLGQGTHVARIERLYNQFLAQQVLSAESAAAEGATHYERIQQVDNLLADTAGGLAPALSDYFRALHDLATHPASAVARQTVLSSGQALVARFRMLDARLEEMRAASSRQVEASVAAINGYARQIAVLNERIALAESGNGAVPPNDLLDQRDALLAQLNREIRVTVVRQDSAYNVFIGNGQPLVTGTVAGRLSPVPDPQDPTRITVALESGAGNVVLKEELLTGGRLGGELAFRRETLEPARNGLGRIAVVLAATMNDQHRLGQDLQGNLGGDLFAVASPRVTDHGANSGSAQLTAVIADASALTASDYRLSYDGAGYTLTRLSDGSVTTFSTFPQTVDGFTLTLSSGVAAAGDSFLIQPTVDGARDLVLAVADPAKLAAAAPITTAAASGNTGNGLISAAEVVGPPPTDPNLQAQVTIEFNDPPTSFNVTGPGTGDPVGVPYTPGGPIAYNGWMITITGTPAAGDRFTVGPNTGGVSDGRNALKLAALAQAGTVVGGTASYQGAYGALVGRIGSATRELEVTSTAQANLARQAGEALAAVTGVNLDEEAAALLRYQQAYLAAGKVMQIASRLFDTLLELGR from the coding sequence ATGGGCAACAGCATCCTCAACATCGGCGTGACTGCACTGACCGCTGCCCAGACGGGGCTTACCACGGCGGGGCACAATATCGCCAACGTGAACACGCCCGGCTACAGCCGCCAGCAGGTGATCCAGGCTACCAACCCAGCGCTGCGGGCAGGAGCGGGCTATCTGGGACAGGGCACCCACGTGGCCCGCATCGAGCGGTTGTACAACCAGTTTTTGGCTCAGCAAGTCCTATCTGCGGAAAGCGCAGCGGCAGAGGGGGCGACCCATTACGAACGCATCCAGCAGGTGGACAACCTGCTCGCGGACACGGCGGGTGGGCTTGCTCCGGCATTGTCGGATTATTTCAGGGCTCTGCACGATCTTGCTACCCATCCTGCCTCCGCGGTGGCGCGCCAGACGGTGCTGTCTTCTGGGCAGGCGCTGGTTGCCCGCTTCCGCATGTTGGACGCCCGGCTAGAGGAGATGCGTGCCGCATCGAGCCGACAAGTGGAGGCGAGCGTGGCCGCCATCAACGGGTATGCGCGCCAGATCGCGGTGCTGAACGAGCGCATCGCCCTTGCCGAGAGCGGCAACGGGGCGGTGCCGCCCAACGACCTCTTGGACCAGCGCGATGCTCTGCTTGCGCAGCTCAACCGGGAGATTCGGGTGACAGTGGTGCGCCAGGACAGCGCCTACAACGTGTTCATCGGCAACGGTCAGCCCCTGGTGACGGGCACGGTAGCGGGTCGGCTCTCGCCCGTGCCGGATCCCCAGGACCCGACCCGCATCACCGTGGCCCTGGAAAGCGGCGCCGGCAACGTGGTGCTGAAGGAGGAGCTTCTCACCGGCGGGCGCCTGGGGGGCGAGCTCGCGTTCCGCCGGGAGACGCTGGAGCCTGCCCGCAATGGACTAGGGCGCATCGCCGTCGTGCTCGCTGCCACCATGAACGACCAGCACCGGCTGGGCCAGGATCTGCAGGGAAACCTGGGCGGTGATCTCTTCGCCGTGGCAAGCCCCCGGGTCACGGACCACGGGGCGAACAGCGGAAGCGCGCAGCTCACGGCCGTCATCGCCGATGCCTCAGCCCTCACGGCGAGCGACTACCGCCTGAGCTACGACGGTGCGGGCTATACCCTCACGCGTCTGAGCGACGGCAGCGTGACCACTTTCAGCACCTTCCCCCAGACCGTGGACGGGTTTACCCTGACGTTGTCTTCTGGCGTCGCGGCAGCGGGCGACAGCTTCCTCATCCAACCTACGGTGGACGGGGCCCGTGACCTGGTCCTCGCCGTGGCTGATCCGGCCAAGCTTGCCGCAGCCGCCCCCATCACCACCGCTGCCGCAAGCGGCAACACTGGCAACGGGCTCATCAGTGCCGCAGAGGTGGTGGGGCCGCCGCCCACTGATCCCAACCTGCAGGCGCAGGTAACCATCGAGTTCAACGATCCGCCTACTTCGTTCAACGTGACGGGCCCGGGGACCGGTGACCCAGTAGGCGTCCCCTATACGCCCGGCGGCCCGATTGCCTACAACGGCTGGATGATTACCATCACCGGCACGCCCGCGGCGGGGGACCGCTTCACCGTCGGCCCCAACACGGGCGGGGTCTCCGACGGGCGCAACGCGTTGAAGCTGGCGGCACTCGCGCAAGCGGGCACCGTGGTGGGCGGCACGGCGAGCTATCAAGGGGCATACGGAGCCCTGGTAGGACGCATCGGCAGCGCTACCCGCGAGTTGGAAGTCACCAGTACCGCCCAGGCGAACCTCGCTCGCCAGGCAGGGGAAGCCCTCGCGGCGGTCACTGGCGTAAACCTGGACGAAGAGGCGGCGGCGCTCCTGCGCTACCAGCAGGCATACTTGGCCGCCGGAAAGGTGATGCAGATCGCAAGCCGCCTGTTCGACACACTCCTCGAGCTGGGACGTTGA
- the flgJ gene encoding flagellar rod assembly protein/muramidase FlgJ → MHSLEALNALAIDGRSLDGLRTKARRDPDGALKAAAREFEAVFMEMVLKSMRQAAVAQASLEEHGFGGSEVRTYQGMLDQQLARDAASRGLGLAQRLVEQLSRSQPPRVERTPLSSTTSASTVSVQDAPASAPASFVEQLWPHAEAAARALGLPPRFVLGHAALESGWGQYEIRHPDGRPSHNLFGIKAGAGWKGETVEVVTTEYVDGRAERRRERFRAYSSYAEAFADYARLLAASPRYAPVLAHGGDADAFARALAQAGYATDPLYARKLSAVLRSPVLSAPAAG, encoded by the coding sequence ATGCACAGCCTCGAAGCGTTGAACGCTCTGGCGATCGACGGCCGAAGCCTGGATGGATTGCGGACCAAGGCGCGCCGCGACCCCGACGGGGCGCTTAAAGCAGCGGCCAGAGAATTCGAGGCGGTATTCATGGAGATGGTGCTGAAGAGCATGCGGCAGGCGGCGGTTGCGCAAGCGAGCCTTGAAGAGCACGGCTTCGGAGGCAGTGAGGTGCGAACCTACCAGGGGATGCTGGACCAGCAACTCGCCCGGGACGCAGCCTCCCGGGGGTTGGGACTGGCACAGCGGCTGGTGGAGCAGCTTTCCCGCAGCCAGCCCCCGAGAGTCGAAAGAACGCCCCTCTCCTCCACGACTTCGGCTTCGACCGTGTCGGTCCAGGACGCCCCTGCGTCGGCGCCGGCAAGCTTCGTTGAGCAGTTGTGGCCCCATGCCGAAGCCGCAGCTCGCGCTTTGGGACTGCCGCCGCGCTTCGTGCTCGGCCATGCGGCGCTGGAGAGCGGTTGGGGCCAGTACGAAATCCGCCATCCGGATGGGCGCCCGAGCCACAACCTGTTCGGTATCAAGGCGGGAGCCGGTTGGAAGGGCGAGACCGTGGAAGTGGTGACCACCGAATATGTGGACGGTCGTGCCGAAAGGCGCCGCGAGCGCTTCCGCGCCTACAGCTCCTACGCTGAAGCCTTTGCCGATTACGCTCGGCTGCTCGCCGCAAGCCCTCGCTATGCGCCGGTACTCGCCCATGGGGGTGACGCGGACGCTTTTGCTCGGGCGCTCGCGCAGGCGGGGTATGCCACCGATCCCCTCTACGCCCGCAAGCTCTCGGCGGTGCTGAGGAGCCCGGTACTGTCCGCGCCTGCGGCGGGGTGA
- the flgL gene encoding flagellar hook-associated protein FlgL, whose product MRITTGMVYERGLLALLRQQQALLEVQQQLSTGRRVVTPSDDPIAAARAVELSQAQALNDQYAVNRGYARDALSLAESTLARVGELIIEARTALVRAGNGTLSDADRRSIAVELEGRLQQLLAYANATNGAGEYLFSGYRGTVQPFVASPAGIVYQGDQGRREVQVEASRFMPVTDSGDAIFQRIRNGNGVFVVTADSGNTGGGVVDPGRLIDPSALTGHRYAIVFTVSGATTTYSVLDETTGTTLSSGNPYTSEAAIEFDGLQLTITGAPADADRFTVEPSGTQSLFTTLQEAISTLQTSTTTVAGAARVANGLNAALADLDLALDHVLAARASFGVRLAELDTLQAGGEGLAVQYQTSLSRLIDVDYAQAISDFLRGQQSLEAARASFSRVAGLSLFDYL is encoded by the coding sequence ATGCGAATCACCACGGGCATGGTCTACGAACGGGGGCTGTTGGCACTCTTGCGCCAACAGCAAGCACTGTTGGAAGTGCAGCAGCAGCTCTCCACCGGTCGGCGGGTGGTGACGCCCTCCGACGACCCCATCGCTGCGGCGCGGGCGGTAGAACTAAGCCAGGCCCAAGCCCTTAACGACCAGTACGCCGTCAACCGGGGTTACGCCCGCGACGCCCTTTCCCTGGCCGAGTCCACGTTGGCGCGGGTGGGCGAGCTTATTATCGAAGCTCGTACGGCCTTGGTCCGGGCTGGTAACGGCACGCTGAGCGACGCCGACCGGCGATCCATCGCAGTGGAGTTGGAGGGCCGATTGCAACAGTTGCTTGCCTACGCCAACGCCACAAACGGAGCCGGCGAATACTTGTTCTCTGGCTATCGCGGCACGGTGCAGCCTTTCGTGGCAAGCCCCGCAGGAATCGTCTATCAAGGCGACCAGGGGCGGCGCGAAGTCCAGGTGGAAGCATCGCGGTTCATGCCCGTCACCGACTCGGGCGATGCCATCTTCCAGCGCATTCGAAACGGCAACGGCGTGTTTGTCGTCACTGCCGACAGCGGCAACACAGGCGGTGGCGTGGTGGACCCCGGCCGCCTCATCGATCCATCGGCTCTCACTGGCCACCGCTACGCGATCGTTTTTACTGTCTCCGGTGCTACGACTACCTACAGCGTCCTGGACGAGACCACCGGCACGACCCTGTCGTCTGGCAACCCTTACACTAGTGAAGCTGCCATCGAATTCGATGGCCTGCAGCTCACTATCACCGGAGCGCCAGCGGATGCGGATCGCTTCACCGTGGAGCCGAGCGGCACCCAGAGCCTGTTTACCACCCTGCAAGAAGCCATTTCCACCCTGCAGACTTCCACCACCACGGTCGCTGGCGCTGCCCGTGTGGCCAACGGGCTTAATGCGGCCCTCGCCGACCTGGATCTCGCCCTCGATCACGTGTTGGCGGCTCGCGCTTCCTTCGGTGTGCGCCTGGCGGAGCTGGATACACTGCAAGCGGGGGGCGAAGGCTTGGCGGTGCAGTACCAAACGTCCCTTTCGCGGCTGATCGACGTGGATTATGCCCAGGCGATCAGCGACTTTTTGCGTGGGCAGCAGTCGCTTGAAGCGGCTCGAGCCTCGTTTAGCCGGGTTGCCGGGCTGTCCCTGTTCGACTACCTCTAG
- the fliM gene encoding flagellar motor switch protein FliM — protein MAKDFLSQEEVDALLKGVSGEVEDEAPPSEVSAVRPYNLAKQERIVRGRMPTLEIINERLARQLRLVIFNFIRRTAEITAGPVRVVKYSEFTRNLAVPTNLNVVQVKPLRGMALFVLDPNLVFLVIDNLFGGDGRFHTRVEGRDFTPTEQRIIQRLLSLVFAEYEKAWQPVHPLSFECVRSEMHTQFANIATPNEVVVATAFRIEVGASAGELHICLPYSMLEPIREKVYSTTHGEQLDVDRRWVQLLSQQVKLAEVEIVANLAQTTMTLEQILTMREGDVIPIEIPLRILATVDGVPVMECRYGISNGQYALRVERLVSPADAL, from the coding sequence ATGGCCAAGGATTTCCTGTCCCAGGAAGAGGTCGATGCCCTGCTCAAAGGGGTAAGCGGGGAGGTCGAGGACGAAGCGCCACCTTCCGAGGTTTCGGCGGTGCGCCCTTACAACCTGGCGAAACAGGAGCGCATCGTCCGCGGCCGCATGCCGACACTGGAGATCATCAACGAACGCCTGGCGCGGCAGTTACGGCTGGTGATCTTCAACTTTATCCGTCGCACGGCGGAGATTACCGCCGGTCCGGTGCGAGTGGTCAAGTACAGCGAATTCACCCGCAACCTGGCGGTGCCTACCAATCTCAACGTGGTCCAGGTGAAACCGCTGCGGGGAATGGCCCTCTTCGTGCTCGACCCGAATCTGGTGTTCTTGGTGATCGACAACCTATTCGGCGGCGATGGCCGCTTTCACACCCGGGTCGAGGGCCGAGATTTCACCCCGACCGAGCAGCGCATCATCCAGCGGCTGCTCTCCTTGGTGTTTGCCGAGTATGAAAAGGCCTGGCAGCCCGTGCATCCCCTGAGCTTCGAGTGCGTGCGTTCTGAAATGCATACCCAGTTCGCCAATATCGCCACCCCCAACGAAGTAGTCGTCGCCACTGCATTCCGTATCGAAGTGGGCGCGAGCGCGGGGGAGCTCCACATCTGCTTGCCGTACTCTATGCTGGAGCCTATCCGAGAAAAAGTCTACAGCACCACCCACGGCGAGCAGCTCGACGTGGACCGGCGCTGGGTGCAGCTGCTTTCCCAGCAGGTGAAGCTAGCCGAAGTGGAGATCGTCGCCAACCTGGCTCAGACCACCATGACGCTGGAGCAGATCCTGACCATGCGGGAAGGCGATGTTATTCCGATCGAGATTCCGCTCCGCATCCTGGCCACTGTGGACGGTGTTCCGGTCATGGAATGCCGCTACGGTATTTCCAACGGTCAATATGCCCTGCGAGTGGAGCGGCTGGTCTCGCCCGCAGACGCCCTCTGA
- the fliH gene encoding flagellar assembly protein FliH gives MSSVIPKERLSAYQRWELGSFDPAPPEAPVTKLPTAEELEQWHQSARDEGYAAGYAEGLAQARLETERLKAIGEAWSSALASLEEEVSQALVQLALAIAAHVLREALAVRPELVIAVVKEAMAAVPHSGAHPRLVLHPDDALLVRRLLAHELEQGGWKLVEDPVLERGGCRVESAATTVDATLAGRWERITAALQDEQAWTP, from the coding sequence ATGTCTAGCGTAATTCCCAAGGAACGCCTGTCTGCCTACCAGCGCTGGGAATTGGGTTCCTTCGATCCCGCGCCTCCCGAGGCGCCGGTGACCAAGTTGCCCACGGCGGAAGAGCTGGAGCAGTGGCACCAAAGCGCCCGCGACGAAGGCTACGCAGCGGGCTACGCCGAAGGGCTTGCGCAAGCCCGTCTGGAGACCGAACGGCTCAAGGCGATCGGAGAGGCCTGGTCTTCAGCCCTCGCCAGCCTGGAGGAAGAGGTGTCACAGGCGCTCGTGCAGCTTGCTCTCGCTATTGCTGCTCACGTGCTGCGGGAGGCCCTGGCGGTTCGCCCCGAGCTGGTCATCGCTGTAGTGAAGGAAGCCATGGCGGCCGTACCCCATTCAGGCGCCCATCCGCGACTCGTGCTCCACCCCGACGATGCGCTCTTGGTGCGCCGGCTCCTCGCCCACGAGCTGGAACAGGGCGGCTGGAAACTGGTGGAGGACCCCGTCCTCGAGCGCGGCGGCTGCCGGGTGGAGAGCGCTGCCACGACGGTGGATGCAACCCTCGCCGGGCGTTGGGAACGTATCACGGCTGCTCTCCAGGACGAGCAGGCATGGACGCCATGA
- the fliR gene encoding flagellar biosynthetic protein FliR, giving the protein MISVTDAQLNAWLATFLWPLARVLGLIMTAPLLHSRNVPVRVRIGLGAAMAFAVAPMAGTMPAVQVGSAAGLAILAEQVLVGALMGLSARLAFAALSLAGDLIGLQMGLGFAIFYDPQSAGQTPVAAQFLELAGFLLFLALNGHLMMLATLAQSFEVLPVGAALAPDHWKDLAEMGARVFSLGTLFALPVVGPLLVVNVILAVLSRTAPQLNLFAVGFPVTLLTGFVALALALPALAPALERTLTEAVGHMLLAIAPAR; this is encoded by the coding sequence ATGATTTCGGTCACCGATGCCCAGTTGAACGCCTGGTTGGCCACTTTCCTCTGGCCCCTCGCCCGGGTATTGGGGCTGATCATGACAGCGCCACTTTTGCACTCTCGTAATGTGCCGGTGCGGGTGCGCATCGGTCTGGGCGCCGCAATGGCCTTTGCCGTCGCTCCCATGGCAGGCACCATGCCTGCAGTGCAGGTGGGCTCGGCGGCTGGGCTTGCGATCTTGGCAGAGCAAGTGCTCGTCGGCGCGCTCATGGGTTTGAGCGCACGCCTTGCCTTTGCGGCCCTTTCCCTGGCGGGCGACTTGATCGGGCTGCAGATGGGCCTGGGCTTCGCTATCTTTTATGACCCCCAGAGTGCTGGCCAGACGCCGGTTGCCGCCCAGTTTCTGGAGCTCGCCGGATTTCTGCTCTTTCTCGCCCTCAACGGCCATTTGATGATGCTGGCAACGCTCGCCCAAAGCTTCGAGGTGTTGCCTGTCGGCGCTGCTCTGGCGCCAGACCATTGGAAAGACCTGGCGGAGATGGGCGCGAGAGTGTTCTCCCTCGGTACCCTGTTCGCGCTGCCGGTCGTGGGACCGCTACTGGTGGTGAACGTGATACTCGCCGTCCTGTCCCGTACCGCCCCCCAGCTCAACCTGTTTGCAGTGGGCTTTCCGGTAACCCTGCTCACGGGCTTTGTGGCTCTGGCCCTGGCGCTGCCGGCCCTCGCACCTGCGCTAGAGCGGACGCTCACCGAAGCCGTCGGCCATATGCTCCTCGCCATAGCACCGGCCCGTTGA